The following proteins come from a genomic window of Lolium rigidum isolate FL_2022 chromosome 5, APGP_CSIRO_Lrig_0.1, whole genome shotgun sequence:
- the LOC124657748 gene encoding extensin-like has protein sequence MSGCPSFSLSCDNNHWNCCGSAKEPDQHGDGSLPKQQQPSAHHLPPTQPPTSVVAPPPSESVPAHHVSSPVAPFNDKVHEPPVTAATPIPAAVPPKRYEPLQPARTAVTPSRVPSKTYDDGGVQAVTTMRPPLPHRIYEAPAPAVAPLQPATSRPPGAPASQYPPARHPQHQGTCFRGESYSQAY, from the coding sequence ATGTCTGGATGCCCATCTTTTAGCCTCTCCTGCGACAACAACCACTGGAACTGCTGCGGCAGCGCCAAAGAACCTGACCAGCACGGTGATGGTTCTTTGCCAAAGCAGCAGCAGCCGTCGGCAcaccatctaccgccgacgcagCCACCAACGTccgtggtggcgccgccgccgtcagAATCGGTGCCTGCACATCATGTGTCGTCTCCGGTGGCACCCTTCAACGACAAGGTGCATGAGCCGCCGGTGACCGCGGCGACGCCGATTCCTGCCGCCGTGCCACCAAAGAGATACGAGCCGCTTCAGCCTGCCCGGACAGCGGTGACACCTTCCCGTGTGCCGTCCAAGACGTACGACGACGGCGGGGTGCAGGCCGTGACGACGATGCGTCCTCCTCTGCCCCACAGAATTTACGAGGCCCCGGCGCCGGCCGTAGCGCCGCTGCAGCCAGCGACCTCAAGACCTCCTGGTGCTCCTGCGTCGCAATATCCACCGGCGCGTCACCCTCAGCACCAAGGTACATGTTTCCGTGGGGAATCTTATTCGCAGGCCTATTAG